From one Dermacentor variabilis isolate Ectoservices chromosome 3, ASM5094787v1, whole genome shotgun sequence genomic stretch:
- the LOC142576003 gene encoding Na(+)/citrate cotransporter-like, translating into MSVIQTARFRWRFFSIFAAPVLFLPLAFIIGGKAGWCAYVILWMAFYWTAEVVPLAITSLMPIVLFPLLGILSSQRVSSFYFNEVGIILVCAMMLGVAVETSNLHKRIALKSLLAIGTSNRRLLLGLMLVTMFLSMWIPNIAAASIMIPIAMAVVDQIGDRSATKIPIGVRGQQIGSDEKRLIEDRECTVSLVQENETPRTEDRRTRLLRTTLVLGVSYATSIGGTGSLIGTGPNVLLKGIIEDMFPGSTEITFVTWILYNGPTMLLCTLLSWAYMQWNAREAMRSEADESTKEKVREEIAWRYKELGKISFAEICVAALIGTMIIAWFAMKPQMFPGWVDAIPHGELVKPSALVAFMALLLFVIPKDPGNPWQSQPLLTWEEAVHGVKWGVMILVGGGMTLSEACKQSGLSSMLVDNVKGMNVLPPALTALLFCFAASMFTEITSNTATSSLLLPLVCDMAVALRLHPIYLGMPVAVACSFSFIIPAGTPPNAIAYDLAKLRIPDMAKPGFFVNLICVAIEVVMIHTLGFPIFGLSTFPEWAEPYRHSLNGSILIDATSGSPTENTTITISAGRATSW; encoded by the exons ATGTCCGTCATCCAAACAGCTCGGTTTCGCTGGAGATTCTTCTCTATATTCGCAGCGCCCGTGCTCTTCCTTCCATTGGCATTCATCATCGGAGGGAAG GCGGGTTGGTGTGCCTACGTAATCCTGTGGATGGCGTTCTACTGGACCGCAGAAGTTGTCCCTCTCGCAATCACGTCGCTCATGCCTATCGTGCTCTTTCCTCTGCTCGGCATTCTTTCATCGCAGCGGGTATCATCGTTCTATTTTAAC GAGGTTGGAATCATCTTGGTGTGCGCCATGATGCTGGGAGTTGCCGTCGAAACAAGCAACTTGCACAAAAGGATCGCGCTCAAGTCCTTACTCGCCATTGGGACAAGTAATCGCAG gcTACTGCTGGGATTAATGCTGGTGACGATGTTCCTGTCCATGTGGATCCCCAACATTGCCGCCGCATCCATCATGATTCCGATCGCCATGGCCGTTGTGGACCAGATAGGGGACCGCTCGGCGACAAAGA TCCCCATCGGAGTACGTGGCCAGCAGATAGGTTCCGATGAAAAACGGCTAATAGAAGACCGCGAATGTACTGTTTCACTTGTGCAAGAAAATGAAACACCAAG AACTGAAGACAGGCGCACCAGGCTGCTCCGAACTACGCTGGTGCTCGGCGTGTCTTACGCAACCAGCATAGGTGGTACAGGTTCACTCATTGGAACTGGGCCCAACGTTCTCCTTAAGGGAATCATCGAAGA CATGTTTCCAGGTTCCACGGAAATCACTTTCGTCACGTGGATCCTGTACAACGGACCCACGATGCTCCTCTGCACTCTGCTGAGCTGGGCGTacatgcagtggaacgccaggGAGGCCAT GAGAAGCGAAGCGGACGAGTCTACAAAAGAAAAAGTCCGGGAAGAGATTGCCTGGCGGTATAAAGAGCTGGGAAAGATCAG CTTTGCAGAGATCTGTGTCGCCGCATTGATCGGTACAATGATCATTGCCTGGTTCGCGATGAAGCCGCAAATGTTTCCGGGATGGGTCGACGCTATTCCTCACGGAGA GCTCGTGAAGCCCAGCGCCTTGGTCGCCTTCATGGCGCTGCTGCTATTTGTAATACCGAAGGATCCCGGAAACCCGTGGCAGTCGCAGCCACTTCTCACGTGGGAGGAGGCGGTCCACGGCGTCAAGTGGGGCGTCATGATCCTCGTGGGAGGAGGCATGACTCTGTCGGAGGCCTGCAAG CAATCTGGACTTTCTTCAATGCTGGTGGACAACGTAAAGGGCATGAACGTGCTGCCACCGGCTCTCACCGCCTTGCTCTTCTGCTTCGCTGCGTCCATGTTTACGGAGATAACAAGCAACACGGCCACGAGCTCCCTGCTACTGCCCCTTGTCTGCGACATG GCTGTCGCGCTGAGGCTGCACCCCATCTACCTGGGCATGCCTGTAGCAgtcgcctgctcattctccttcATCATACCCGCCGGTACACCACCGAACGCCATCGCCTACGACCTGGCCAAGCTCCGCATACCTGATATG GCGAAACCAGGATTTTTCGTCAACTTAATATGCGTGGCGATCGAAGTGGTCATGATACACACCTTGGGTTTTCCCATCTTTGGCCTTTCAACCTTCCCGGAATGGGCGGAACCCTACAGGCACTCTCTAAATGGAAGCATACTCATCGATGCCACTTCGGGATCACCCACAGAAAACACGACGATCACTATAAGTGCAGGCAGGGCGACTTCCTGGTGA